Proteins encoded in a region of the Agromyces protaetiae genome:
- a CDS encoding DUF1304 domain-containing protein translates to MLIIGSILVGLAALLHGYIFLMESVWWRRPATWKRFGVADQAQADATRPMAYNQGFYNLFLGVGAAVGLVLVWAGLVDAGRALVLFATACMALAAVVLTTTGPGYWRPALVQGVLPALGFVAFLFV, encoded by the coding sequence ATGCTCATCATCGGAAGCATCCTCGTCGGTCTCGCCGCGCTGCTGCACGGGTACATCTTCCTGATGGAGAGCGTGTGGTGGCGGCGGCCCGCAACGTGGAAGCGGTTCGGCGTCGCCGATCAGGCGCAGGCCGACGCGACCCGGCCGATGGCGTACAACCAGGGGTTCTACAACCTCTTCCTCGGCGTGGGTGCTGCGGTCGGACTCGTGCTCGTGTGGGCCGGGCTCGTCGACGCGGGGCGCGCGCTGGTGCTGTTCGCGACCGCGTGCATGGCCCTCGCGGCAGTGGTGCTCACCACGACCGGGCCCGGATACTGGCGCCCCGCGCTGGTGCAGGGCGTGCTGCCCGCGCTGGGGTTCGTGGCCTTCCTGTTCGTCTGA